One window of the Sparus aurata chromosome 7, fSpaAur1.1, whole genome shotgun sequence genome contains the following:
- the csad gene encoding cysteine sulfinic acid decarboxylase isoform X1 — MANVLQSSSADGQADKQVGLRDLSEPLIDHSEGQLFLSETFKIIVEEVLCKGTDVTQKVCDWKEPEELAWLLDLELRATGEPQHKLLERVKDVAKYSIKTSHPRFFNQLYGGVDYHSLAGRFLTEALNTNLFTYEVAPVFVLMENEVLRGLRQLVGWTEGDGIFCPGGSTSNMFAMNLARYQLFPEVKSRGLWGLPRLTVFTSSESHYSVKKGAAYLGIGTDNVIVVKVDDGGRMIPKDLDEKIMLAKSQGTVPFLVSCTAGTTVQGAFDPLDHIADVCEKHKLWMHVDAAWGGSVLFSKQHRHLMKGVDRANSVGWNPHKMLVAGLQCSALLLQDTTNLLRRCHSASASYLFQQDKFYDVNLDVGDKSVQCSRKVDCLKLWLMWKAVGSAGLEERVDKAFIHVRYLVEEMKKREGFQLLHEPEFVNVCFWFTPPSMRGNEKHADYQERLAKVAPVIKERMMKQGTMMVGYQPLGNKVNFFRVIAFSPLLSKKDMDFFLDEIERLGNDL, encoded by the exons ATGGCAAACGTGCTCCAATCCTCAT cAGCAGACGGGCAGGCTGACAAGCAAGTGGGTCTCCGTGACTTGAGTGAGCCTCTCATTGACCACTCAGAGGGCCAACTCTTCCTGAGCGAAACTTTCAAGATTATtgtggaggaggtgctgtgcaAAGGCACAGACGTCACACAAAAG GTTTGTGACTGGAAGGAGCCTGAGGAGCTGGCTTGGCTGCTGGATCTGGAGCTGAGGGCAACAGGGGAGCCACAACACAAGCTCCTGGAGAGAGTCAAAGATGTCGCCAAGTACAGCATCAAGACAA GTCACCCACGATTTTTCAATCAGCTGTATGGTGGGGTGGATTATCACTCCTTAGCTGGAAGATTTCTCACTGAGGCCCTCAACACCAACCT CTTCACATATGAGGTGGCCCCGGTGTTTGTGCTAATGGAGAATGAGGTCCTGAGAGGGCTGCGGCAGCTGGTCGGCTGGACGGAGGGTGACGGTATCTTCTGCCCCGGGGGTTCTACCTCTAACATGTTTGCCATGAACCTCGCACGCTACCAACTCTTCCCAGAGGTCAAAAGCCGGGGGCTGTGGGGTCTCCCACGACTAACCGTGTTTACATCTTCAGAG AGCCATTACTCTGTGAAGAAGGGGGCTGCCTACCTGGGCATCGGGACTGACAATGTCATTGTGGTGAAAGTGGATGATGG AGGTCGCATGATTCCAAAGGACCTGGATGAAAAGATCATGCTGGCAAAATCTCAG GGTACAGTGCCGTTCCTTGTAAGCTGCACAGCAGGGACCACAGTGCAGGGTGCGTTTGACCCACTGGACCACATAGCGGATGTCtgtgaaaaacacaagctgTGGATGCATGTAGAC gctGCCTGGGGAGGGAGCGTGCTGTTTTCCAAGCAACACAGACATCTGATGAAAGGAGTTGACAG AGCAAATTCAGTGGGCTGGAACCCACACAAGATGCTTGTGGCCGGCCTGCAGTGTTctgccctgctgctgcaggataCCACG AACTTGCTGAGGCGGTGCCACAGCGCCAGCGCCTCGTATCTGTTCCAGCAGGACAAATTCTATGATGTGAATCTGGACGTCGGGGATAAGTCGGTGCAATGCAGCCGCAAGGTGGACTgtctgaagttgtggttgatgTGGAAAGCTGTTGGCTCTGCTGGCTTGGAAGAGCGTGTAGACAAAGCTTTTATCCATGTTAG GTATCTGGTTGAGGAaatgaagaaaagagaagggTTTCAGCTTTTGCATGAG CCAGAGTTTGTGAATGTTTGCTTCTGGTTTACACCACCCAGCATGAGGGGTAATGAAAAACATGCAGATTACCAGGAGAGACTGGCAAAG GTAGCTCCAGTGATCAAGGAACGCATGATGAAACAGGGCACTATGATGGTGGGCTACCAACCGTTGGGAAACAAGGTCAACTTTTTCCGTGTGATTGCTTTCTCACCACTTCTTTCCAAGAAAGACATGGACTTCTTCCTTGATGAAATTGAAAGACTGGGAAACGACTTGTAA
- the csad gene encoding cysteine sulfinic acid decarboxylase isoform X2, with protein MANVLQSSSDGQADKQVGLRDLSEPLIDHSEGQLFLSETFKIIVEEVLCKGTDVTQKVCDWKEPEELAWLLDLELRATGEPQHKLLERVKDVAKYSIKTSHPRFFNQLYGGVDYHSLAGRFLTEALNTNLFTYEVAPVFVLMENEVLRGLRQLVGWTEGDGIFCPGGSTSNMFAMNLARYQLFPEVKSRGLWGLPRLTVFTSSESHYSVKKGAAYLGIGTDNVIVVKVDDGGRMIPKDLDEKIMLAKSQGTVPFLVSCTAGTTVQGAFDPLDHIADVCEKHKLWMHVDAAWGGSVLFSKQHRHLMKGVDRANSVGWNPHKMLVAGLQCSALLLQDTTNLLRRCHSASASYLFQQDKFYDVNLDVGDKSVQCSRKVDCLKLWLMWKAVGSAGLEERVDKAFIHVRYLVEEMKKREGFQLLHEPEFVNVCFWFTPPSMRGNEKHADYQERLAKVAPVIKERMMKQGTMMVGYQPLGNKVNFFRVIAFSPLLSKKDMDFFLDEIERLGNDL; from the exons ATGGCAAACGTGCTCCAATCCTCAT CAGACGGGCAGGCTGACAAGCAAGTGGGTCTCCGTGACTTGAGTGAGCCTCTCATTGACCACTCAGAGGGCCAACTCTTCCTGAGCGAAACTTTCAAGATTATtgtggaggaggtgctgtgcaAAGGCACAGACGTCACACAAAAG GTTTGTGACTGGAAGGAGCCTGAGGAGCTGGCTTGGCTGCTGGATCTGGAGCTGAGGGCAACAGGGGAGCCACAACACAAGCTCCTGGAGAGAGTCAAAGATGTCGCCAAGTACAGCATCAAGACAA GTCACCCACGATTTTTCAATCAGCTGTATGGTGGGGTGGATTATCACTCCTTAGCTGGAAGATTTCTCACTGAGGCCCTCAACACCAACCT CTTCACATATGAGGTGGCCCCGGTGTTTGTGCTAATGGAGAATGAGGTCCTGAGAGGGCTGCGGCAGCTGGTCGGCTGGACGGAGGGTGACGGTATCTTCTGCCCCGGGGGTTCTACCTCTAACATGTTTGCCATGAACCTCGCACGCTACCAACTCTTCCCAGAGGTCAAAAGCCGGGGGCTGTGGGGTCTCCCACGACTAACCGTGTTTACATCTTCAGAG AGCCATTACTCTGTGAAGAAGGGGGCTGCCTACCTGGGCATCGGGACTGACAATGTCATTGTGGTGAAAGTGGATGATGG AGGTCGCATGATTCCAAAGGACCTGGATGAAAAGATCATGCTGGCAAAATCTCAG GGTACAGTGCCGTTCCTTGTAAGCTGCACAGCAGGGACCACAGTGCAGGGTGCGTTTGACCCACTGGACCACATAGCGGATGTCtgtgaaaaacacaagctgTGGATGCATGTAGAC gctGCCTGGGGAGGGAGCGTGCTGTTTTCCAAGCAACACAGACATCTGATGAAAGGAGTTGACAG AGCAAATTCAGTGGGCTGGAACCCACACAAGATGCTTGTGGCCGGCCTGCAGTGTTctgccctgctgctgcaggataCCACG AACTTGCTGAGGCGGTGCCACAGCGCCAGCGCCTCGTATCTGTTCCAGCAGGACAAATTCTATGATGTGAATCTGGACGTCGGGGATAAGTCGGTGCAATGCAGCCGCAAGGTGGACTgtctgaagttgtggttgatgTGGAAAGCTGTTGGCTCTGCTGGCTTGGAAGAGCGTGTAGACAAAGCTTTTATCCATGTTAG GTATCTGGTTGAGGAaatgaagaaaagagaagggTTTCAGCTTTTGCATGAG CCAGAGTTTGTGAATGTTTGCTTCTGGTTTACACCACCCAGCATGAGGGGTAATGAAAAACATGCAGATTACCAGGAGAGACTGGCAAAG GTAGCTCCAGTGATCAAGGAACGCATGATGAAACAGGGCACTATGATGGTGGGCTACCAACCGTTGGGAAACAAGGTCAACTTTTTCCGTGTGATTGCTTTCTCACCACTTCTTTCCAAGAAAGACATGGACTTCTTCCTTGATGAAATTGAAAGACTGGGAAACGACTTGTAA
- the csad gene encoding cysteine sulfinic acid decarboxylase isoform X3: MENEVLRGLRQLVGWTEGDGIFCPGGSTSNMFAMNLARYQLFPEVKSRGLWGLPRLTVFTSSESHYSVKKGAAYLGIGTDNVIVVKVDDGGRMIPKDLDEKIMLAKSQGTVPFLVSCTAGTTVQGAFDPLDHIADVCEKHKLWMHVDAAWGGSVLFSKQHRHLMKGVDRANSVGWNPHKMLVAGLQCSALLLQDTTNLLRRCHSASASYLFQQDKFYDVNLDVGDKSVQCSRKVDCLKLWLMWKAVGSAGLEERVDKAFIHVRYLVEEMKKREGFQLLHEPEFVNVCFWFTPPSMRGNEKHADYQERLAKVAPVIKERMMKQGTMMVGYQPLGNKVNFFRVIAFSPLLSKKDMDFFLDEIERLGNDL, encoded by the exons ATGGAGAATGAGGTCCTGAGAGGGCTGCGGCAGCTGGTCGGCTGGACGGAGGGTGACGGTATCTTCTGCCCCGGGGGTTCTACCTCTAACATGTTTGCCATGAACCTCGCACGCTACCAACTCTTCCCAGAGGTCAAAAGCCGGGGGCTGTGGGGTCTCCCACGACTAACCGTGTTTACATCTTCAGAG AGCCATTACTCTGTGAAGAAGGGGGCTGCCTACCTGGGCATCGGGACTGACAATGTCATTGTGGTGAAAGTGGATGATGG AGGTCGCATGATTCCAAAGGACCTGGATGAAAAGATCATGCTGGCAAAATCTCAG GGTACAGTGCCGTTCCTTGTAAGCTGCACAGCAGGGACCACAGTGCAGGGTGCGTTTGACCCACTGGACCACATAGCGGATGTCtgtgaaaaacacaagctgTGGATGCATGTAGAC gctGCCTGGGGAGGGAGCGTGCTGTTTTCCAAGCAACACAGACATCTGATGAAAGGAGTTGACAG AGCAAATTCAGTGGGCTGGAACCCACACAAGATGCTTGTGGCCGGCCTGCAGTGTTctgccctgctgctgcaggataCCACG AACTTGCTGAGGCGGTGCCACAGCGCCAGCGCCTCGTATCTGTTCCAGCAGGACAAATTCTATGATGTGAATCTGGACGTCGGGGATAAGTCGGTGCAATGCAGCCGCAAGGTGGACTgtctgaagttgtggttgatgTGGAAAGCTGTTGGCTCTGCTGGCTTGGAAGAGCGTGTAGACAAAGCTTTTATCCATGTTAG GTATCTGGTTGAGGAaatgaagaaaagagaagggTTTCAGCTTTTGCATGAG CCAGAGTTTGTGAATGTTTGCTTCTGGTTTACACCACCCAGCATGAGGGGTAATGAAAAACATGCAGATTACCAGGAGAGACTGGCAAAG GTAGCTCCAGTGATCAAGGAACGCATGATGAAACAGGGCACTATGATGGTGGGCTACCAACCGTTGGGAAACAAGGTCAACTTTTTCCGTGTGATTGCTTTCTCACCACTTCTTTCCAAGAAAGACATGGACTTCTTCCTTGATGAAATTGAAAGACTGGGAAACGACTTGTAA
- the csad gene encoding cysteine sulfinic acid decarboxylase isoform X4 has product MIPKDLDEKIMLAKSQGTVPFLVSCTAGTTVQGAFDPLDHIADVCEKHKLWMHVDAAWGGSVLFSKQHRHLMKGVDRANSVGWNPHKMLVAGLQCSALLLQDTTNLLRRCHSASASYLFQQDKFYDVNLDVGDKSVQCSRKVDCLKLWLMWKAVGSAGLEERVDKAFIHVRYLVEEMKKREGFQLLHEPEFVNVCFWFTPPSMRGNEKHADYQERLAKVAPVIKERMMKQGTMMVGYQPLGNKVNFFRVIAFSPLLSKKDMDFFLDEIERLGNDL; this is encoded by the exons ATGATTCCAAAGGACCTGGATGAAAAGATCATGCTGGCAAAATCTCAG GGTACAGTGCCGTTCCTTGTAAGCTGCACAGCAGGGACCACAGTGCAGGGTGCGTTTGACCCACTGGACCACATAGCGGATGTCtgtgaaaaacacaagctgTGGATGCATGTAGAC gctGCCTGGGGAGGGAGCGTGCTGTTTTCCAAGCAACACAGACATCTGATGAAAGGAGTTGACAG AGCAAATTCAGTGGGCTGGAACCCACACAAGATGCTTGTGGCCGGCCTGCAGTGTTctgccctgctgctgcaggataCCACG AACTTGCTGAGGCGGTGCCACAGCGCCAGCGCCTCGTATCTGTTCCAGCAGGACAAATTCTATGATGTGAATCTGGACGTCGGGGATAAGTCGGTGCAATGCAGCCGCAAGGTGGACTgtctgaagttgtggttgatgTGGAAAGCTGTTGGCTCTGCTGGCTTGGAAGAGCGTGTAGACAAAGCTTTTATCCATGTTAG GTATCTGGTTGAGGAaatgaagaaaagagaagggTTTCAGCTTTTGCATGAG CCAGAGTTTGTGAATGTTTGCTTCTGGTTTACACCACCCAGCATGAGGGGTAATGAAAAACATGCAGATTACCAGGAGAGACTGGCAAAG GTAGCTCCAGTGATCAAGGAACGCATGATGAAACAGGGCACTATGATGGTGGGCTACCAACCGTTGGGAAACAAGGTCAACTTTTTCCGTGTGATTGCTTTCTCACCACTTCTTTCCAAGAAAGACATGGACTTCTTCCTTGATGAAATTGAAAGACTGGGAAACGACTTGTAA
- the znf740b gene encoding zinc finger protein 740b isoform X1, protein MTHHSNSSVRDHMKWAGLLGCEAVLSSMALMQANNIPGQKRMMSSLSQGHRASPESHQTHSQHSHNHHGHQVHHGQAQHSHMGHHSAGSCPPLLIRKDGDYHSSRMMDEKDVQANQNMQPKKKHKKSGSSNKVKEKVEHILPQMDMDDDDDLSLKVQKNFICDHCYGAFRSSYHLKRHILTHTGEKPYACDACDMRFIQRYHLDRHKRVHSGEKPYQCDRCHQNFSRTDRLLRHRRLCTVGMSKEENQFSQDTSAHPASWSPLQPSNNRLTV, encoded by the exons ATGACACACCATTCCAACAGCTCTGTTCGAGACCATATGAAATGG GCCGGGTTGCTGGGCTGTGAGGCGGTGCTGTCCAGCATGGCCCTCATGCAAGCCAACAACATCCCAGGCCAGAAGAGGATGATGTCGTCCTTGAGTCAGGGGCACAGGGCCAGTCCTGAGAGCCACCAGACTCACTCGCAGCACAGCCACAACCACCACGGACACCAGGTTCACCACGGACAAGCGCAGCACAGCCACATGGGCCATCACtcagcaggcagctgtccacCCCTG CTGATCCGCAAAGATGGAGATTATCACTCATCAAGAATGATGGATGAAAAGGACGTGCAGGCAAACCAGAATATGCAACCCAAGAAGAAGCACAAAAAATCTGGGTCATCCaacaaagtgaaagagaaagtggag CATATCCTTCCACAAATGGACatggatgatgatgacgacCTTTCCTTGAAAGTCCAGAAGAACTTCATCTGTGACCACTGCTATGGAGCTTTCCGGAGTAGCTACCACCTCAAACGAcatatactcacacacacag GAGAAAAGCCATATGCTTGTGACGCGTGTGATATGCGGTTCATTCAGCGCTACCACCTGGACAGACACAAGAGAGTGCACAGTGGAGAGAAGCCGTACCAGTGTGATCGCTGCCATCAG AACTTCTCAAGAACGGACAGGCTACTGAGACACCGACGGCTATGTACAGTCGGAATGAGCAAGGAGGAAAACCAGTTCTCACAGGACACATCTGCCCATCCAGCTTCCTGGAGCCCCCTACAGCCTTCCAACAACCGCCTGACTGTCTGA
- the znf740b gene encoding zinc finger protein 740b isoform X2 → MALMQANNIPGQKRMMSSLSQGHRASPESHQTHSQHSHNHHGHQVHHGQAQHSHMGHHSAGSCPPLLIRKDGDYHSSRMMDEKDVQANQNMQPKKKHKKSGSSNKVKEKVEHILPQMDMDDDDDLSLKVQKNFICDHCYGAFRSSYHLKRHILTHTGEKPYACDACDMRFIQRYHLDRHKRVHSGEKPYQCDRCHQNFSRTDRLLRHRRLCTVGMSKEENQFSQDTSAHPASWSPLQPSNNRLTV, encoded by the exons ATGGCCCTCATGCAAGCCAACAACATCCCAGGCCAGAAGAGGATGATGTCGTCCTTGAGTCAGGGGCACAGGGCCAGTCCTGAGAGCCACCAGACTCACTCGCAGCACAGCCACAACCACCACGGACACCAGGTTCACCACGGACAAGCGCAGCACAGCCACATGGGCCATCACtcagcaggcagctgtccacCCCTG CTGATCCGCAAAGATGGAGATTATCACTCATCAAGAATGATGGATGAAAAGGACGTGCAGGCAAACCAGAATATGCAACCCAAGAAGAAGCACAAAAAATCTGGGTCATCCaacaaagtgaaagagaaagtggag CATATCCTTCCACAAATGGACatggatgatgatgacgacCTTTCCTTGAAAGTCCAGAAGAACTTCATCTGTGACCACTGCTATGGAGCTTTCCGGAGTAGCTACCACCTCAAACGAcatatactcacacacacag GAGAAAAGCCATATGCTTGTGACGCGTGTGATATGCGGTTCATTCAGCGCTACCACCTGGACAGACACAAGAGAGTGCACAGTGGAGAGAAGCCGTACCAGTGTGATCGCTGCCATCAG AACTTCTCAAGAACGGACAGGCTACTGAGACACCGACGGCTATGTACAGTCGGAATGAGCAAGGAGGAAAACCAGTTCTCACAGGACACATCTGCCCATCCAGCTTCCTGGAGCCCCCTACAGCCTTCCAACAACCGCCTGACTGTCTGA